In Carettochelys insculpta isolate YL-2023 chromosome 10, ASM3395843v1, whole genome shotgun sequence, the DNA window CCAGCCTCCGTCCTCCTCTCGGCACACGAAGGCCTGCCCCTGGTGGAAGGTGTGGGTTTTGACATTGCAGTGGGGGCTCAGGGAGGTCGTGAAGGCCACGTCGGTTTTGTTGGGTGACACGTTGCAGGCGAAGTAAGGCAATCCACAAGGTACGAAAGGGGCCCCCCTGGGCGGGGCTGAGgaagtgcagggagctggagaaaGTGGCTGGATATAAGGTAAATGCTGCTCCTCGGGACTGACAGCGCTGTTTATAGGAGTCAGCTGAGTACATCCATAAACAGCTCTTGGGTCCTCATTGATGCAGTAGTCCATTACCTCCTCATGGCTCTGGCAGTATGAGTTAATTCCAAGCTCAGAGGACAGGGCACTGTAGTTAGCTGATAAAGACTCATCGATCGTGTTGATATCTTTCAGTCCTAGGGTTTGCAGCACCCAGGTATCCACAGCTGGAGCCACTTGTTCTTCACAGGCAGTGAAATCACTGAGCAGGTTCCTCCTGGCTTTTGAGGGGTGAGGAGTCTCTTGAGGGGGCAGAGAACCGACCTCTTTACATTTCCTTTTGCTGGTTTTCAGAATGGCACATTTCCTCTGGccactgtgcagcagcagtttcTACACAAGAGAACAGGGAAGACAGAGCAGATTAAAAGTGGATCGTCCAAAGCCCGAGACGCAATGTTTCTGGCCACAGGCTTTAGCTGAACAGGTGCCTCACGTTGTTCTCATAAAGCACACACTTTACCCGCAGTTCAAACAAGGATGCCACTAATTATTTTGTGCCATACAGTGTCTGGAAAGAGTCCAAACCCCTGTGAGGTAAGAATGCAACAGTGTCAACACAGCCTGAGCACTGTGAGCTTTGTCACTCAGTAAGCCATGAAATAAAAACACTGCACTTTTCagcagtcctcactgccaaccctGTTAGGGGATCTGATCTGGCACAGAAGGGTGGAGGGTTCAGTCACCTGCCCTGATGCACTCACTTCCTTGATCCTGAGTTGGATGAGAGGGGCACGTGCATCTGGCTCCCCATGTCCCTGGTGATTGGGAAGGGAAAGAGCAAGAAGGAACACAGAGCTtgggcccaggcagccccagaagcCACAGGGTGTGTGGGATGtctcagtggggaggggagtggttgAAGGGGCAAACTCTTCCACCCTTAGGACAATTCAAGCAAGAAGAGCATTTCAGAGACTTCCTCTGCCCTCACCCCTTGTACCCCACAGCACATCCAGGATCTCAGTTTTCACTCCTGCCATGTAcccatttattctgcccaagtaAGGCATGAGTATGGGCCTCAGGATGTCCCCCATCACTAGTGACAGTTCTCAGCCCCTCAATAGCACGTCAATCCCAGCATCTCAAAGTGCTTGATCTGCTTATTAACTCAGCCCTGGAATGGCCACGGGGGGCCAACAAAGCTATTAGCATTTGCAGTCTACAACTGGTGGGGCTGCTGCGCCACGGGCTAAGTGAGTTGCCCAAGGACAAGCTAGTGGCAGAGCTTGGaacaaaatgcttccttttgcCCATTCCCAGGTTTGTGCTTCTATTCTTGCTCCATTGCCTCTGAAGCTGATAAATGGCAAATGCCTTGCTCTCTGGTGTCCTTTCAGTGCAATGAGTTCTGATAATTGGTGAGAGGTTTCAGGGGATTAGGGTTAGTCCCTCACTTATAAGTCTCCCAGTGCATCATAAACCCAACTCAGTGATAATTGCTAAGTTCAGGGCTGTCACATGGCTTAACCTGCTCAACACTGTAAGGCTGGCCAGGATGACGCACAATACCCTTCAGTGCATGGTGAGCATTACAGAGGCCTTTCCACGTGGATGCTATCTGCCTACAATCTGGCCTTTTACACCTATGTTTATTTACATTTGAATATTAGGCATTTCACCTAAACGATTTCTTTCTTGCTCTCTTATGGACACactcttctgcagcaggtttgaACACAGTACCTTGGCTTTCTCTTCCAAACACTTCACCACAGCAGAATTCAGGTATTGTCGGAGGTTGTTGTTTTCTTCATGTAACCTAGCAAGTTCCTCTTCCTTCTGTAGCAAGGTGTCTTGAAGCTGTGAAATACAGATACCAATGAATAGACATCTCCTAGCTCTCTTGACTCTGTAACCTAATAATGAATTGTCTGCTACGTGGCCTGCTTGGGTTCGATGCTTTGGTGTTTGCTTTGTGAAGGCAATTCCCAAGAACCCCTTGTCCCTGTCAAGCTAAGTGGCATGACTGTTCACGTCTCACTTTTGACTTCTCCTATTCTTTAGCAAATGTTTGAAGAGATTATTTTCAAAAACTGTAACCGCAGAGGAATAATAGAGGTGTGCAGGGAAATGAACTGCAAACAGCTCTTTAAATACACAGAGATTATAAAgctgccagttttcttccttcACGATTTCAAAGAGTATTTAAGCTTCACTCTGAGTCTTTTGCTCACTAAGCGCTTCCTGGCTAGAGAGAAAAAGAGGGGGTGAGAGAATAGATTATAAAGCAGACACGGGTGCTGCAAAATTCAAATGTAGGTGTCATTATTTATATTACGGGCTTGAGTGCTaagtaaatccatggtacatccacatcttgaacacCATGTGCAGATTTGGTTGCTCTATTTCAAAAGGGACATATTGGAatcagaaaaagttcagaaaagggaaatacaaatgattaggggtatggaatagcTCCTGCATGCAGAGGAATTAATTAGCCTGGGACTTGTCAGCTTGGACAAGAGATGACTGAGGtgggatataatagaggtctataaaatcatggtaagtgcagagaaagtaaataaggaagtgttatttactccttctcataacacaagaactagaggtcaccaaatgaaattaataggtagcaggtttcaaacaaacaaaaggaagtacttcttcaccccatgcacagtcagcctgcagaactccctgccagaggatgttgtgaagaccaagacaatACTAAGCCTCAAGACAGAACTATATAAATGCATGAAGGATAGGACCATTGATGGCTATGAGCCACGATGGGCAGGGATGgcgtccctagcctttgtttgtcagaagctgggaatggacaataATAGATGGACCACTtggtgatcacctgttctgttctttccctctgaatCCCCAGAGAGTAGCACTGTCAATTTTAGTGTGTGAGGCCAGGGACAGCTAGCATGAGTGTCTCCCCTCAGGCTGaaggctccctcctgctgcaaggCAAACACACCCTACAACTCTCGAATGAAGCTGGAGCTCTA includes these proteins:
- the GMNC gene encoding geminin coiled-coil domain-containing protein 1 — its product is MSSSLACQEPAAAASGDVSRETWVSCWASGLPDDSRESRRGQAPDQFWDLDFTIPDDVWQEDQLSSQLYRNKQLQDTLLQKEEELARLHEENNNLRQYLNSAVVKCLEEKAKKLLLHSGQRKCAILKTSKRKCKEVGSLPPQETPHPSKARRNLLSDFTACEEQVAPAVDTWVLQTLGLKDINTIDESLSANYSALSSELGINSYCQSHEEVMDYCINEDPRAVYGCTQLTPINSAVSPEEQHLPYIQPLSPAPCTSSAPPRGAPFVPCGLPYFACNVSPNKTDVAFTTSLSPHCNVKTHTFHQGQAFVCREEDGGWKFTWVPKQSE